The following coding sequences lie in one Saccopteryx bilineata isolate mSacBil1 chromosome 5, mSacBil1_pri_phased_curated, whole genome shotgun sequence genomic window:
- the CD28 gene encoding T-cell-specific surface glycoprotein CD28 isoform X1, with protein MIFRLLLALTLFPSIQVTENKILVKQTPILVAFNNEVNLNCTYTYDLFSKEFRASLYKGVDKAVEVCVVNGNYSLQPRFKASTGFHCDGKLGNKTVTFYLWNLFVNQTDIYFCKIEVMYPPPYIDNEKSNGTIIHVKENQTCATQRAPEPSKPFWALVVVVGVLALYSLIITLTFSTCWMSNKRNRILQSDYMNMTPRRPGPTRRHYHPYAPARDFAAYRS; from the exons AAAACAAGATTTTGGTGAAGCAGACACCTATTCTTGTGGCGTTCAACAATGAGGTCAACCTTAACTGCACGTATACCTACGACCTCTTTTCAAAGGAGTTCCGGGCATCCCTTTATAAGGGAGTAGATAAGGCTGTGGAAGTCTGTGTTGTGAATGGAAACTACTCCCTTCAGCCTCGGTTTAAGGCAAGCACGGGATTCCACTGTGATGGGAAATTGGGCAACAAAACAGTGACATTCTACCTCTGGAATTTGTTTGTTAACCAAACGGATATTTACTTTTGCAAAATAGAAGTCATGTATCCTCCTCCTTACATAGACAATGAGAAGAGCAATGGAACCATAATCCATGTGAAAG AGAATCAGACCTGTGCAACTCAGAGAGCTCCTGAGCCTTCTAAGCCATTTTGGGCACTGGTGGTGGTTGTTGGAGTCTTGGCTTTGTATAGCTTGATAATAACATTGACTTTTTCTACTTGCTGG ATGAGTAATAAGAGGAACAGGATCCTTCAGAGTGACTACATGAACATGACTCCCCGGAGGCCGGGGCCGACTCGCAGGCACTACCATCCCTACGCCCCGGCGCGAGACTTTGCTGCCTACCGCTCTTGA
- the CD28 gene encoding T-cell-specific surface glycoprotein CD28 isoform X2, with protein MPGENKILVKQTPILVAFNNEVNLNCTYTYDLFSKEFRASLYKGVDKAVEVCVVNGNYSLQPRFKASTGFHCDGKLGNKTVTFYLWNLFVNQTDIYFCKIEVMYPPPYIDNEKSNGTIIHVKENQTCATQRAPEPSKPFWALVVVVGVLALYSLIITLTFSTCWMSNKRNRILQSDYMNMTPRRPGPTRRHYHPYAPARDFAAYRS; from the exons AAAACAAGATTTTGGTGAAGCAGACACCTATTCTTGTGGCGTTCAACAATGAGGTCAACCTTAACTGCACGTATACCTACGACCTCTTTTCAAAGGAGTTCCGGGCATCCCTTTATAAGGGAGTAGATAAGGCTGTGGAAGTCTGTGTTGTGAATGGAAACTACTCCCTTCAGCCTCGGTTTAAGGCAAGCACGGGATTCCACTGTGATGGGAAATTGGGCAACAAAACAGTGACATTCTACCTCTGGAATTTGTTTGTTAACCAAACGGATATTTACTTTTGCAAAATAGAAGTCATGTATCCTCCTCCTTACATAGACAATGAGAAGAGCAATGGAACCATAATCCATGTGAAAG AGAATCAGACCTGTGCAACTCAGAGAGCTCCTGAGCCTTCTAAGCCATTTTGGGCACTGGTGGTGGTTGTTGGAGTCTTGGCTTTGTATAGCTTGATAATAACATTGACTTTTTCTACTTGCTGG ATGAGTAATAAGAGGAACAGGATCCTTCAGAGTGACTACATGAACATGACTCCCCGGAGGCCGGGGCCGACTCGCAGGCACTACCATCCCTACGCCCCGGCGCGAGACTTTGCTGCCTACCGCTCTTGA